The Chiloscyllium punctatum isolate Juve2018m chromosome 30, sChiPun1.3, whole genome shotgun sequence genome includes a region encoding these proteins:
- the LOC140455067 gene encoding probable G-protein coupled receptor 139 has translation MTVLILSQGKYGLSKGITRYMIAMATGDLMVLVFNVIVSQIFKYNFPGSLLNYTTVCRISVFLQGLSLQLSIWFTITFTFDRFVAICCNKLKVRYCTERLANVVISIVSALNITVNIPLPFRYEPTHVLNNVQWGCRTVTGYLTSPAWAAHRWLTNISNMFLPIPLLLLLNSLTAHHILVASRARQALKSSRGGAGEMGRDPELKSRRTSIILLFTISGCFMVLSAPITVIHICVGVTQLVAFQGSNSLYVAIRVAFLLMCTSSCTNTCIYALTQRKFRKEMKNLLKYPSTLLCKPRK, from the coding sequence ATGACAGTGCTGATTCTTTCCCAAGGGAAGTACGGCCTATCCAAAGGAATCACTCGCTACATGATTGCCATGGCAACAGGAGATCTGATGGTCCTCGTCTTCAACGTGATCGTGAGTCAGATCTTCAAGTATAATTTCCCAGGCTCACTGCTGAACTACACTACTGTGTGCCGGATCAGTGTCTTCCTGCAAGGGTTGAGTCTCCAACTCTCCATCTGGTTTACCATCACCTTCACCTTCGATCGCTTTGTAGCAATTTGCTGCAACAAATTGAAGGTGAGGTATTGCACTGAAAGACTAGCCAATGTGGTCATATCCATCGTGAGCGCTCTTAACATTACTGTCAACATTCCCTTGCCTTTTCGCTATGAACCCACTCATGTTCTGAACAATGTACAGTGGGGCTGCCGCACCGTCACCGGTTACCTTACTTCACCGGCCTGGGCAGCTCACCGGTGGCTCACCAACATCTCAAACATGTTCCTTCCTATTCCCCTGCTGCTGCTGTTGAACTCTCTCACTGCCCACCACATCCTAGTGGCCAGCAGAGCTCGCCAGGCTCTGAAGAGCAGCAGAGGTGGTGCTGGGGAAATGGGCAGAGACCCTGAGCTGAAGAGCAGGAGGACCTCCATCATTCTGCTCTTCACTATCTCCGGCTGCTTCATGGTGCTGTCGGCACCCATCACTGTCATCCATATCTGTGTCGGCGTTACTCAGCTTGTGGCTTTCCAAGGTTCAAACTCTCTTTATGTGGCAATCAGGGTCGCGTTCCTGCTGATGTGCACCAGCTCCTGCACAAACACCTGTATTTATGCACTGACCCAGAGGAAGTTCAGGAAGGAGATGAAGAATTTGCTGAAATATCCCTCCACCCTGCTCTGTAAACCCCGTAAATAA